ACAGGTTGGTGCTCTGGTCCAACCCTTATCTGTAATGAGTGTTCAGTCTGATTTAAATTTTTTGATGTTAAGGATGAAAGAAGATGAATCAGACAGAGAAATAGGGAACAAATAAAGCTGAATCTGATATTGATTTCTTATACTTATCACCTCTAGCTGAGGACCAAGTCCTGCACACCACCAGTCACTACCCACTCAAACAAGCTGAAACTACCCAGGAGGAAATTGCTGCTCCAGGGAAACTCCCTGAGACACCTCTCCGCATGGACCCTAGCACGTTGTATGAGTCTGCACAGGACGAAACAGTTAATCCGGACGACCTGCTGCCTGAGGTTCCGCTGAGACAGTCCCCCTCCTCTTATAATGTGAGTAAATAACAGTGTGCTACGTTTAGACAGTAAATTCTGCATTATTGGAAAAACCAAAAAGGCATCACACAGACAAATAATTCCCAAATTGAAATAATTATCACTTAAACAATGGAAGGGGTGGACTGTGGGTATGGTGGTTATTGCAAGACCTGCCCAAGGTTTGTGGTGTATTTAACTCTGACCCTCTGAAGGACCATCAGTCTTGGTTTGTGATCTAGATAGATTCGCTTTGAAAGAAAGACATATTGATGGATGGATTAGATGGATTgatggacagatagacagacagatggatggattaGAAGGACAGACACATGGATGGATTAGATGGATTGACGGACGGATAGCCAGACAGGTGGATGGATTAGAAAGACAGAATTGATGGATGGATTAggtggacagacagatggacggatggattgatggatggattaggtggacagacagattgatggatggatggattagatGGATTGATGGACAGGTAGACAGACGGATGGATTAGAAGGACAGACAcgtggatggattgatggacgGATGGCCAGACAGGTGGATGGattagaaagacagacagatggatggattaggtggacagacagagatggacggatggattgatggatggattagGTGGACAGacggattgatggatggatggattagatTGATTGATGGAAAGGTAGACGGATAGATTAGAAGGACAGACACATggattggatggatggatggatggatggatggatatatatatatatatatatatatatatatatataatatatatatatatatatatatatatataatatatatatatatatatatatatatatatatatatatatatatatatatatatatatatatatatattagattaATGGATGGACAGAGACAGATGGATTAGATGAATTgatggacagatagacagatgaTGGATTAGAAGGACAGACACATGGTTTGATGGATGGATTAGgtggacagacagagatggatggatggattagatGGATTGATGGACGGGTAGACGAATGGATTAGGTGGACAGACacatggattgatggatggatggatggatatatatatatatatatattagattaGTGGATGGATAGAGACAGATGGATTAGATGAAttgatggacagatggatggattaGAAGGACAGACACATGgtttgatggatggatggatggatggatagatagatgtatTATAGATTGATGGATGGACAGGGACATGGAttgacagatggatggatacagtTAACTAGacagattgatggatggatgggcggGTCAAcagatagctagctagctggttAGATTGATGGATAGATGGATTAGATAGGTTgacggatggacagatggatggattaCATAGATGGATTGACAGATGGATGGattagatagatggatggattagATAGACAAATTGACTGATGGATGGACAGAGATACCTAGCTGGATGAATGGATAGACAGACTGCTAGTTAGACAGATAACGgctggatagatggatggatagacagatgcGTGGGTGGATGGATTGATATAAATTGATGGACGGATAGATAAAATCTACATTCATTTTCTCATCTCTTGACACCCCCTCATTTTACCCAGAGATCAGATTCTTTTGGGAACAAACGGATGAGAAATATTACAGAAGGGGAAACTCAGATGTGGCTCTCAAAAAACTTGCACTGCTTCTGGGTCAGAAGAAGTGAAGCAACAAGCAGGGAATCACTGTAATGGATGCTTAAATATAAACTTTCCAAGCTTTATGTACAGAACAgattaaaaagtcaaatgtatatattaaaGAATCttagaaaaatgacatttagaAGAGGGTGACACAGCTGGaacagtaacttttttttttttacataattatgcaaatatgtaaaGGACATTGCACATAACAACAATTGGAATGTTATTTGATACAGTATATCAATCTAATCCTTACCTCATTAACTTTTGTTGCATGCAATTTAGTTAATTGCTTTGTACAACAGTCATTGAAATAAAGTTCTAAGCAGTTTAATACCTGCAGTGAGTTGCATGAAAGTTACCAAACTGTAAAGCGGGCCTTACTGTAAGAACATTAACCACCACCATTTCTGTACTTCGGTCTATACACGCTTGCTTTGTacattttctgctgtttgaCATTAAAGTGCATGTTAGTATTTtggagttttgtttattttttttttttgttaagaaTGTTTTACCCTTTTCcccttctgtctgtttctgtccaGGTGGTGTGTCGATGGGTGGAGGAGCTGAGAGATCGACTCAAGCGCTTCTGCTCCGAGTCACTGCCTCTTTTCTTCCTCATTATGTGGGTGGTAGTTGTGGGGGTTGCGGGCTCTGCTGTCATCATCAAGATTCTGGACATCGTGTTTCCCTCTTGCGAACACAAGTATGACCACCTTCCAAGCTAACATCCACCCTCTGTGATTTTCTTTGGATGATAAATTCGTTCTATTCAAAGCCAGCTCCATGATTTTGTTCAATAACGAAGGCCAATATAATAGTTTGTGCACTTTTTCTAACACTTCGACTTTTAAACCACCTCTCCGGGCCACCATATCACATTTTTGTTCTGTTCCAGGTCCCAACACACCTGTACTAAGTCTTTAAAAACCCTGAATACCTCattcaggtgtgttgggagctgAGGTAGAACAAAAATGTGGACTAATTTGTGGTCTGGCAATAAAATGTATAaccttagttttttttcttgccagGGGATTCTTTCACCTGAACCCAGAGACCTTGCTGCCAGTGGACGACGACGACGAAGAGAAGCAGAGTCTGGTAGAGAgcatggagatggagagagagacagaggagaaaagcGGTGTGAGGGAAGACTCCTACTGATCTTTCTGTTACCTGTTTGTGGCATTTCAGGTTGAAGGGATGCcggagttttttttccccctccaaaCGTAGCACTttataaaatcaaatttattccATTGCATTTCTTTATtcgttcagtgttttgtttcagtGAGGCATTAAAATGATGTTAAACATCTCCTGGGGCCTGTCTCATGAAGCGAGTTCAGCTTAGAGAGGGTTCCTGACTACATTTCAGCTTTGTAGAACCAATGTACAAAAGAAATTGAACTGTCATTAACTTTAATTCACGTTTAGGTACACTGATTAATTCCTGTGCACATGCACGTAAAAGTGACTGACAAAACAGCCAATTGTGTGAAACGTGAGAAGTCGAGTGGCTTACTTTTCAAAGAAACTGCTGAAATCCTCATGCTAAAAAAAAGCTGAATACTTCACGGTTGAtgccacaaacataaatatgaaatCCTGAACTCAACTGTCTTTGGAGGAGGTTGGGCATGCAGTATAAACTGTACCTTGGTGAAGTGATCCTCCATCACGAGGCGTCCTGCTTTGTGAGACACTTTGTGCTTGATTTCTTGTTTGTATTAGCTGAGCTACTGCATCGTGCCTATGGACAAATATCTTGACATGTATGATGTGATATAAAATAGGATGTGGTGTAATTTCGGCACACCGTTCTTATTTCCATCAAGGTCCACATTTTTGTAATTAAGCTTATTAAATGTGCACCTCCAAAGAGGCCATTGTCTGTAACACTTCTAGTCACAGTTGTTCCAAGTGAAACAAGAATATACACTGGATGAACTGTCTTACACACAGCCTCACTTGAGTGAACAGCCCTTTgatgaagttttttttctgcatttgtgtTTAGACACTTATGGTTTTCTTTGACTGCTGGGAGGGGGTTTTCAATGAGTTTGCACACTAATTTGACTTGGGGTGGCACAGAGTGGTTGGAGTAATATTAACTTGGGTTTGGTCAGAAACTGCTTACCTGAAAATGGACAAGTGGGGCTGCTAACCAGTTAATCCAGTTTTGTATTATATCCCCAAGGACACTCTTCGATCTGTGTCCGTGAAACaagatgaaaatgaaattaTACCTCAAGTCACTTCTGTTCATTCACATCCTATTTATGTTTCATAGAGCAATGAGATGTTTTTTGGCTTTTCATCAGCAATATTGTAGTACGAGGTTATCAAGAGCATGTAAACTGAGACTTGCAATGCATAATGTGCTTGCACTatgtttaattaataaaaaaaacagttgtatTTTGGGTCTGACACAAGTTTGTGTGAAGATGTGTTCTTGGAACTTGTGTTCTTCTCTTTACAACAGGTTaagtgaataaacaaaatgtagccATCCAGTAACGGTATTTTAAAACAAGACAACTTGGAAGCACTTCCTAAAAAAATTTATTCCAATATAAAAACTTTATTTACTTCTATAAAGCAAtaattaacacattttcacacaattgTCCACTATATGAAAAACAACGAATAGCACACAATGGACATGGACAAAGGCAAACACACATCTCTTAGAGTTTggtcttttaaaaaaaagtcctaCACCATAAAGATGGCCTTTCCTTTCTGACCTTGGTCAGTTTAAAAGGCACAAATCAGCTAAATCAAGTGCTTGCATAGCTTGTTCACTGCAAAAAGGCCAGTGATTGGCAGTAGTGTATAGAAATAAACCTCAAACTAAGTGATACCACTCCTTGGATCATTGGCATGGTGACTGCATGACAAAAACCCttaaaaaattactttgaaaataTCTAGATTTTTaagtattacatttttttggtaTATCAAGACCATCACAACCAATCATTGTAACTGACTGACTACTCATTTATTGCAGTGACATTACCTCTAGAGAAGAAAGGCTTGTGTGAGTAAGGCAGTTCAAAATGTTTCCCAGAAGACCAACTGCTCTGAAGGTCTCATGTTTCATCACTTCCAAAAACTAGTACTGAATGACCACACATCAGTTTGGAGCTTTCATATCTCAAACGGAAGATGATCCCAGAGCTGAACCTTTCCTCCAGAATGCATGACACCCCAGTCCTGTAGTCAGCAGCTAAAACTGGTCAATAGGATGTGATTTCAGACACCACCACCAAGCCTACTGACAGGATTCTTCAgtgaaacaacagaaattgGCCCACAGTATTCCAAAGTGCTAAAAGTTGGTTTGATTTAAACTAGAAACTACAGAATCCAAATTTTACCCCATAAGTAACATCAGGGTGGGTCAGCAGGAGCCAAATTCGGCGATCCACTTCTCATATTTCTCCAGATCAGCAGCCGAGACGGACTTTGACACTTTCTTCAGAGCCGTCTCAAAGTCCTCCATGGTCGTTGGCATGTGCATCTCATCTTTGGAAATGTTGCGGATCTCCTCGGGGGTCAATCCCTCgatccgcctcctcatcgccaTTAGAGACGCATCCCTGCAACAGACCCACACAGCTTATTTCATAACACAAGCATCATTTTTCTTCTAGAAGCCTCTAATTAGCCTGAGTGAGATGTTAAAGGGAATGAGACAGATTAGGATTGTGGACCACACCTGCAGACATTGGTGATGTCAGCTCCTGAATAGCCCTCCATCTGCTCAGCAATCTTGTCCAGGTCCACATCATTCGCCAGTTCCAGCTCTTTTAGATTTATCTTCAACAGGTCAACCCGACCCTTAGCTTCAGATCAAACACACACGAACGCACTTATAATGTACACTAACAGTACACTGTAATACTACAAACACAACACTTTGAAATGTTAGTAGCTGGCATCGCTTTTCAGCAGATTCCCTTGACCCACAGTTATAGGAACAGGGTTTCACATCAATCCATTAACTGAACCTTAAAAGGGGCTGTAGTTACCAGTCTCTCATGGTTTAATTTAACCTTACTTATGTATCCCACTCAAAGTGTGACCTCTGTCAGAAAacgacagaaaaaagaaaaggctgCCATGGTTTGTTCACATTGCTCTGGCTACATGGCTCTATAGCACCTGGTGGGCCACACAGAAGCTTACACCATGTTGTAATGCTTGAAGGCAGCTAGTAATGGTAGCCTACCTGAAGGCAACGGAATGTAGATTCTTTTTTCTAGCCTGCGTCTTAGAGCTTCATCAATGTCCCAGGGAAAGTTAGTGGCTGCCAGAACCATCACCATTTTGGAGGGGTCATTTTCAGATGTTCCTCCAACACCTGCAGGTCCCGATTGGTAAAAAGAACATGAATGTCTTTAACAACACATATGGATTGATCGTCTGCAATGCTTGAAATGTTATCTGTCTGTGTAACCAACTTGCAGGTATCAGAGCCAAACTAcgcaaaatgaaaatgtagccctctctcacacatacaaatattttattataacaaggtggaagcgattgggaacgacagcaactcagccacgaaatgataggccacgtaaaatgaaagcgtggtcagtggatgctgagacACCGTGTGCAGAGGTCGgtaactttctgcagagtcaatcgctgcagacctccaaacttcatgtggccttcagattatctcaagaacagtgtagcgagcttcatggaatgggtttccatggctgagcagcagcatccaagccttacatcgccaagcgcaatgcaaagcgtcgaatgcagtggtgtaaagcgccgccactgaacgctagagcagtggagatgtgttctctggagtgacaaatcacgcttctccatttggcaatctgatggacgagtctgggtttagcagttgccaggagaacggtactcgtctgactgcattgtgccaagtataaagttatAAACTcctaaagcttcagcaccaagagctttgacaatttcatgctcccaactttgtgggaacagtttggggacggccccttcctgttccaacatgactgtgcaacagtgcacaaagcaaggcccctaaagacgtggatgagtgagtttggtttggaaaaacttgactggccagactcaacctgatagaacacctttgggatgaattagagtggagactgtgagccaggccttctcatccaacatcagggtctcacctcacaaatgcgctactgaaagaacggtcaaaaatccccataaacacactcctaaaccttgtggaaagccttctcagagaagatgaagctgttatagctgcaaagggtgggccgacagcATATTAAATacaatggattaagaatgggatgtcaatcaatttcatgtgtgtgtgaaggcagacgagcgaatatttttggcaaaatagtgtgtgacacacacacacgcacacttttGACATTACTTGTTACCGTTtacattgtatgcaaatttcatgataaacagaccaaaataaatgacccaaaatgacttggaaagatgtctggttccaatgacttacattaaaggtgaagcatgttttttccttcacctgtaaagttacaattttggagagatgaggtttccttctgacaacagcgacacacacacacacacacacacacacacacacacacacacacacacacacacacacacacacacactaacttcTGTcatgctgcaaaaaaaaaacacaattccaACTACATATCACACAATGTCTGTATTACATCCCTAACGCACACAGTTCTACCACTTATTTGTGGACACTTCTGGCTTTCTTTTGTGTCTGGAGCAAAGAAGAATGAGGAATGAAGGGATGTCGCTATTTTAGGTTCTTACGTACCGTCCATTTGCACCAGTAGTTCAGCTTTGACGCGTCTGCTGGCTTCGTGTTCCTCTGATGTTCCTCTGCGGCTGCACATAGAGTCAATCTCATCGATGAAGATGGTAGTGGGAGCATAAAACCGTGCCTACAAACCCAGACAAgacatcacacacagacacagaacatGTTTGTGTTGCAAATCTCAGCACTGGTGTCATCTCATGAGTTTGGGtgtgcaacaaaaacaaacaaacaaaaaacacaaataagtacAAACGGAAGACaccttgtgtgtgtatatatagtcacCATTTCAAACAGCAGGCGCACAAGTTTCTCAGACTCCCCTCTGTATTTGGAAGTAAGGGTGGAAGAAGAAACATTAAAGAAGGTTGTCCTGCATTCTGTGGCTACAGCTTTTGCCAGCAGAGTCTTTCCGGTGCCTGGGGGCCCCACCATCAGCACGCCCTGACATTCAAATAGTGAGACATTAAGACatgttttttcaaataattCTTAAAGGCCTTTTAGCGCAAACCAACTGCACCCATTCCTACTGCATCATTAACGGCACCATATACCCTTTGAAGCTATTTATTTGACTCAATGCTAAACATGTTCTAAAAGCCTTTCTGGCCAGCAGGTGGTGCTGAAAATCAGATccactgagctgaactgaagggaGTTCAAATTTTACTCTTGCCCGCATGCAAACTTTTTTCAGGAACTGTTTTACATGTCTCATTACACAATGTCAGTCTAATGGGAAAAAGCCTATGGAGCTAGAAAATACAGAGCTGTACCTTCCATGGTCGTCGAATTCCCTTAAAGAACTCCGGCATCCACATGGGCAGAACCACCGCCTCCTTCAGCAGCTTCTTCGCTTCCTCCAGGTCAGCTATGTCATCCCTGGGGGAGTGGAGTTTCAGTAAACAACATGATCTAGTGGTATGTACATTACTACTGTGATAAAGAAGTCTTGCAATGACAACATATGAAACTTTTCCATGTAGCACTGTTACATGCAGGTCTTTTAAAGCCCCAGGAAACCTGAAGAGGCGTTTTCTTTGTAAGTAGGTTAATCTGGCTTTTTCTAGACAAACAACACACATGTGCCAAATGAATAACATTTCATTGACCACTCATTTCACTGACCAGTTGTGCAAGCTGAGGTCTATTAGGCTAAACTACATGGCTAAATTCACAGGACAAACACTAcctttaatttaaattaaaaaagcaaGTCACTTAAATAGATCAGACCTGAAAAAACACAATAGGATGCCTCTAGTTTTAGCAAAATTATCATGCTAACCAGCCAAGATCAGCCTTATTCACTATTACTGACGCTGGCATTTTTGAATAACTTATTTCTTGCCTAGTCCAGGAAAAAAATGGCTGTAAatgagggagtgggagagaaaaCTGCAGGACATGAACGCACCATTTCACGTTAGGGTTCTGGGAAATGATGTCTCGTTCCAGCGTCTCAATCAGGTCTTTATCTTCTCCTCCTCTGTCAAACTTTTTCACCTCTGTCTCTGAGGCCTCGGGTTTGTTCTAGAGGTGAAGGAGGGAGGAGTATATTAATGCACTGTTGTAAAGTATTAGCttaggaaaaaaataagaaCGTTCAGCAAGTTCTGAGGAAACACGAAGCAAAACGCAAAAAGGTCCATCAAACCAAATCAAACAATCAAGTAAGACGGAGTTTAGGTTGTGTTCTATTTTAGTTCTAGCTTGGCTCTTTCTGAGCTACCTGTATTTGCACAGATGGAGGAAACCGGTAACACAGGTTAGGATTTCTGCTAAGTCAATTCAGCCAAAAGTGTAAGGCCCACagagtaaatataaatgtacagttACAGTAAGTATGtgacacaacacacattaagAGAGCAGGTATGATCCAGGTCATGAAAGAGCTTTTCCTTTTCTGCCCATTCAACAATCCATCCATCTGCCAATCCTTACCTTGTCCTCTTTCTGCTTGGACacattctctttcttctctttgccTTTTGGAGGTTTTGCTCTGTCGCCGTTGGGGATGCGTGgtgactgtcggtgctgggagCGAGGGCCAACGCTCAGTCGGTTGCCGTGAGGTTTAGCTTCTCGATACGGTACCGGGGCCCTGCGTACCGCACATGGAGACGACCTGAAAACAATCACAGCCACACATCCACTCCAGTTATATCAGAAGTATCGTTATATCACATTACAGGTGGGCGACACAGCAAAAATCGATCAAGATActtgaaaatatttttgtgatatgcatctctctctctctcatatacatacgtgtgtgtgtgtgtgtgtgtgtgtgtgtgtgtgtgtgtgtgtgtgtgtgtgtgtgtgtgtgtgtgtgtgtgtgtgtatatatatatatatatatatatatatatatatatatatatatatatatatatatatatatatatatatatatatatatatatatatatatatatatatatacatacatacatacacacacacacacacacacacacacacacacacacacacgtatgtatatGAGAGAGATATTTAAGAGATATTTAAACACGAACACTGATTCACAGGCCAGCTTAAAAAGATTAATCCTGCGCTGTGTTAAAGCCAACTAAACAggactaataatgtttgctctgtaatgacagtttttttttagtgttctAGAAGTTGTAACAAGACCCACAGTGTAGTCAGAAAAGCATACTACAGCGTTGTCACCATGGATCAAAAATGACTGCCCACTCTTGCATCGGCTGCTTTGAATACCATATTTTCATCCTTCCATTTTAACCCAAATGCCAAATGTGGTGGATTACCCAAGGCACATTTAGTGGCTGAAgttctttagttctgcactgcactgttagaaataaaggttctgtgcaggtacatatttcattaatcaaggtacaaacaatgtaaatgttccctcaaaaggtaAACCAGTGGTTATAAGGCccaactgtgcaccttaaataagttttctccaggtgaaaaatacataataacctaatgttttaaaacggaggaaaaaaataatgcaacttgtaatttcagtggattttggtatTATGTTCCTTAACCAAATGTACTGgaacccttgagggttccaccccagagacaagaCGGGCACTGCCAATGAAAGTTTcaaaccttcatttctaagagTACTGATCTAAGTAAAGGAAGCGTCTACAAAACTACTGCCTGAGAAAGAAGGTGATTCCAGCTTCAAAACAGCAGTTAAAGACTTAATTTCTTCCAGTAAAGGTGCCATTCAGCACCTGAAAGTACATGAAAAAGTCTTAACATTACTTAACAGCTCAGCGTGGTTTGAGGGAGGTGCACAACCTAGTGAGGTATAAGCCTTCATTACTTCTTAGTTACATTAAccttaaagaagcaaacttcagacatgaAACATGTCCTGGACAATCAACTATGTTTGGGGTAAGGTGGAAATTTCACTTCAGACCAAACCATCCATTTATGGAAGTTAAACTGATGTAAGCAGCTTTGAAATGACTTGCCAGTTATTCtcattcaaacattttcaaaccaGATTATATTTCAAATTTCCCATGAGCTTTAAATAAACTGAACTGGACgaacagacaaagacagaaagagcacAAGGGCCTGTGCGCAGGCCAACTTCAGCCACGTGGACATTAATCCACTTCACATGACAGTTCTGCTGAAGGTCTGAAATCTCAGTAAAAACACTCAGAGACTCTCCCAGAGTATTAAAGCGCAAGGAAAAACAAAAGGCTATGCTTCAATTACTGGCATGAAATTTACACTGTAAATCAGCAGTGATTTGTTGGCAAACTACATGAAGATAACGAAGGTTTCAGATCCTCTTACTGATCTCTGCAACAGTAAAAAAGCCTGATGGACACATTCATTTCTAAACATTATTGCCATgtggtatttttatattttcaaataCAAAATTTTGGAATCTTTGAAAGGTGCATGGTTTGCTACTTTCtgttattctgtattttttttttggtcttaaaAAAACTCCCTTGATCATATTTCCAAATAACTGGTAGATTACAGATTTTATCAATAGTGACATTCGGGACTGGCCTGAATAATTTGAATACTTATGTAATCATTTGTTATGCTGCTACTTGTTTTTCTATTTAGTATATGTAAGCTCCAGCCCTGTGAATGCTTTGTAGcctaaaataaatattacatcaggccttaaaaataaattacatcaccTAATGCAATAGCTTAATTTACACCTAACGCTAGCTCAGCAGAACCCAGATCTTAATGAagttgcagcaaagaaaggattcCAGGTGtttagttcaagcaaataggtaggtttaaaagaccaAGCTCCTGggaacacacacatcttctaagctgcttctccttctgggtcgcagggggtgctggagcctatcccagctgtcactgggtgaaaagcaggatacaccctggaatGG
This genomic interval from Pygocentrus nattereri isolate fPygNat1 chromosome 4, fPygNat1.pri, whole genome shotgun sequence contains the following:
- the katna1 gene encoding katanin p60 ATPase-containing subunit A1 — its product is MSLLEISENVKLAREYALLGNYSSAVVCYEGVSEQIKKYLFSVRDSSLQQKWQQVWQEISEESKHVRDIMRTLESFQLEAAPSKPSGFSQENDITPVQVEHRSSPCAVRRAPVPYREAKPHGNRLSVGPRSQHRQSPRIPNGDRAKPPKGKEKKENVSKQKEDKNKPEASETEVKKFDRGGEDKDLIETLERDIISQNPNVKWDDIADLEEAKKLLKEAVVLPMWMPEFFKGIRRPWKGVLMVGPPGTGKTLLAKAVATECRTTFFNVSSSTLTSKYRGESEKLVRLLFEMARFYAPTTIFIDEIDSMCSRRGTSEEHEASRRVKAELLVQMDGVGGTSENDPSKMVMVLAATNFPWDIDEALRRRLEKRIYIPLPSAKGRVDLLKINLKELELANDVDLDKIAEQMEGYSGADITNVCRDASLMAMRRRIEGLTPEEIRNISKDEMHMPTTMEDFETALKKVSKSVSAADLEKYEKWIAEFGSC